The following are from one region of the Amycolatopsis sp. QT-25 genome:
- a CDS encoding non-ribosomal peptide synthetase yields MSSSESGLTPRPAELGPGGGMRWSVSLGLEAHPFLADHALHGTPVLPGATVLNLAFAAAGVWAFADVEFHELLVVPQTGARELLLDSGDRGRLTLVGTGVSAVSYASLRILGTDFPPSPAEPPRQSVERCPRERSGARIYRDFAAAGNDYGPRFRWIDRLWTGEHEAVAALRAPVSIPSRTSESPAPELVDALVQVIGAAFSGHGQGFVLQGFEELRWHGPMPDRLWVHARCHETTTGTEILADARLLGDDGAVVLDVRGARLVATDTAPERKAAEPALTVAATFTAEPIQDAMEYWLDELGFAGGVEFAPFNQPLQQLVDSGSSFNTRAKGANLLLLRLDDWLHPDRGGREAGPTRGAAGLAGLSRTLLPNGIELADINEYETEYLFDEVFERDTYLRHGIEIGAGASVVDVGANIGMFSLYARRQAEGVRITAIEPAPAAFSALTTNAALYFPGQTLVNAAISDREGTGELIVYSGYSVFSGLYADPVTDRSAISAIVENRLADRGQGLSRFADDLIGDRLAVKRVPCRLRTLSSVLREHRIAHVDLLKIDAEGSEFAVLAGLSPADWKGIQQIVVEVHGGETAALAASLESHGYTVKVDEAETVRGSGLTMVYARRAGYRPAVGERHHEAGLRHSVTELISAVRDGAARSIPLIVAFCPSPPGLSRHHRALLAEAEQRIVRELAGCAGVILLDGAATAPAVPDWYDQRGERIGRMPYTATYLAQLSTMVGRALHADSARAPKVVVVDCDQTLWGGVCAEAGPDGVTLEAGHLALQRWLVDLHHAGVLLCLCSKNDEADVRSVFTARPQMPLRPEHFVATRLNWLPKSANLWSLAEELDLDVADFVFIDDSPVECAEVSANCPDVLALLLPEPERIPGFLDNVWAFDPVLDKPVTEVDRQRTRYYRENADRESRRKATPSLAEFLRTLELQVEIGPPAADELDRVAQLTERTTQFTLSSRPLRTGELMNPPWRCEVARARDRFGDYGLVGVLRWSVHGTVLKLDTFLLSCRALNKRVEHHLMAHLAKVAGTHGLDSVELSVVPTARNTPMLGFCREIGAPVGEDKDGSLRFRWTIGQLTEMVNRPIKGPERWPLPPAKAVRRTAPAGPVLNAAQIRRIALELAEPAALLEVLRRARARRPGNAGWYAPVRQGLEQRLAEMWSEVLGVDGLGRHDDFFSLGGTSVRAAALVSRLQQAFGEQVSLSTLLTTRTIAGQAAALGEPPHEPAGSPGAVPREPAVPYEIPKSVPFSSAQQRIWFLEQLYPDTALFVVPRGIRLSGELNTMILTRAIAEMVDRHPILAGIVAPDGRSQRYRDGDVTVTMVDLGDHRRPEDGLAEVVRGVCAPFRLLHEPPLRVVLARLEEHEHVLVVVLHHLVCDDRSLQVLFRELLDCYSALQSRASLPPFPKARFDDVVAAQREWLAGTEARRQSEYWKEQLAGAPVDKLPSDHRWPASPTFTACRSSSIVDARLRRTLTDLATRAGATPFMMFTLAAQLLSQRHLGMDDTVIGTPSSLRPAGFEDVVGPFMNILVLRTDLSGDPTVRQALARTRDTATAAYDNQRLPFDRVVELTAAERDDRDPHPLVEVMVNYLETPEPRRRLPGLEVKPHPLAEPAARAPLMFYIRPVGEGWRIELVGQREKFSPDRVEILLAQFVTVLEQFGAKPDQALGEISLAAAGPAEVLPAPGLPLPHRNFPTVPELVWTRAGQLPEQTAVRVGDLRWSYRELVTAADDVAATLGRAGVVRGETVAVAGDRGFALIACMLGVWRLGAILLPLGASHPVDRRRVMMQEGGARLLLWLGPEEVPAGLNDVPVLRLDSGAAPVAAGAAGQFPEPADPAYVYFTSGTSGTPRAVLGSHNGLSNFLCWFRDEFRLGPDDLAAHTTEPTFDVVLRELFAPLIGGGTLTVPDQAGSSPQRTVGWLIDEKVTVAHLVPTVASVWLESRPPGRTGTAMRVVFFAGEPLPDSVVRACRTVFPNAEIVNLYGPTETTLAKSFHRVPVEPRTGAQSAGVALPGSQILILGEGDRPAGVGEVGEIVIRSPYRTLGYRNDPEAQRSKFRPNPFRDDPDDVVYHTGDLGRVRHDGTLDVLGRIDDQLKIRGVRVEPAEVAALLKAHPRIAEAAVLNAGDGESSARLVAFVVAASETPTEDELLSRLRGTLPAAAVPEAVISLDRLPSTPNGKIDRSRLRAMVTETRPPAGHGSTKAPLPGMEAKLAASWEALLDVPGIGRSDSFFALGGHSLSAMQMLSTVVDEIGVTVPLPRFFADPTVSGLARLIADAGEQRAPTTIPRRKRETGE; encoded by the coding sequence ATGTCCTCTTCGGAGTCCGGTCTTACCCCGCGTCCGGCGGAACTCGGTCCCGGCGGTGGAATGCGTTGGTCGGTGTCCTTGGGTCTGGAGGCTCATCCGTTCCTGGCCGACCACGCGTTGCACGGCACCCCGGTTCTGCCCGGTGCCACCGTGCTGAATCTGGCCTTCGCGGCGGCGGGTGTGTGGGCGTTCGCCGACGTGGAGTTCCACGAACTTCTCGTGGTGCCCCAGACCGGTGCCAGGGAGTTGCTGCTGGACAGCGGCGACCGCGGTCGGCTGACCCTGGTCGGGACTGGCGTATCCGCTGTCTCGTACGCCTCGCTCCGCATCCTGGGCACCGATTTCCCCCCGTCACCCGCCGAACCACCTCGGCAGAGTGTCGAACGGTGCCCGCGCGAGCGTTCGGGTGCCCGGATTTATCGTGACTTCGCGGCGGCGGGCAACGACTACGGGCCGAGGTTCCGGTGGATCGACCGCTTGTGGACCGGGGAGCACGAGGCGGTCGCTGCGCTCCGCGCACCGGTGTCCATACCGTCGCGCACGTCCGAGTCTCCCGCACCGGAGCTCGTCGACGCACTCGTCCAGGTCATCGGTGCCGCGTTCAGCGGTCACGGGCAAGGGTTCGTGCTCCAGGGCTTCGAAGAACTCCGGTGGCACGGGCCGATGCCCGACCGGCTCTGGGTGCACGCGCGGTGCCACGAGACGACCACCGGTACCGAAATCCTCGCCGACGCCCGGCTTCTCGGAGATGATGGCGCGGTCGTGCTCGACGTTCGTGGTGCCCGGCTGGTCGCGACGGACACCGCTCCCGAACGAAAGGCGGCCGAACCCGCCCTCACGGTCGCGGCGACGTTCACCGCGGAACCCATCCAGGACGCGATGGAGTACTGGCTGGATGAACTGGGCTTTGCGGGCGGGGTGGAATTCGCTCCGTTCAATCAGCCGCTCCAACAACTGGTGGACAGTGGTAGCTCGTTCAACACCAGGGCCAAGGGAGCCAATCTCCTGTTGCTTCGTCTCGACGACTGGCTGCACCCGGACCGGGGCGGTCGAGAGGCCGGCCCGACGCGCGGAGCGGCCGGGCTGGCGGGACTGTCGCGGACGCTGTTGCCCAACGGCATCGAACTCGCCGACATCAACGAGTACGAGACGGAGTATCTCTTCGACGAGGTCTTCGAACGGGACACCTACCTCCGGCACGGTATCGAGATCGGCGCAGGGGCCAGCGTGGTCGATGTCGGGGCCAACATCGGGATGTTCAGCCTCTACGCCCGCAGACAGGCCGAGGGCGTGCGGATCACCGCCATCGAACCGGCGCCCGCCGCGTTTTCCGCGCTGACGACGAACGCGGCGCTCTACTTTCCCGGGCAGACGCTCGTCAACGCCGCGATTTCCGACCGCGAAGGCACTGGCGAGCTCATCGTGTACAGCGGTTACAGCGTCTTCTCCGGCCTGTACGCCGACCCTGTCACGGACCGCTCCGCGATCTCCGCGATCGTGGAGAATCGCCTGGCCGACCGCGGCCAGGGGCTGAGCCGGTTCGCGGACGACCTGATCGGGGACAGGCTGGCCGTGAAACGCGTGCCCTGCCGCCTGCGTACTTTGTCCAGCGTGCTCCGCGAACATCGGATCGCCCACGTCGACCTGTTGAAGATCGACGCAGAGGGAAGCGAGTTCGCCGTGCTGGCCGGATTGTCCCCGGCCGACTGGAAAGGCATCCAGCAGATCGTCGTGGAAGTCCACGGCGGGGAGACGGCGGCGCTGGCCGCGTCACTGGAATCGCACGGGTACACCGTCAAGGTCGACGAGGCTGAAACCGTCCGGGGTTCCGGGTTGACGATGGTGTACGCGCGGCGCGCCGGCTACCGTCCGGCGGTGGGCGAACGTCACCACGAGGCGGGGTTGCGGCACTCGGTCACCGAGTTGATCAGCGCCGTCCGGGATGGTGCTGCCCGGTCCATTCCGTTGATCGTCGCTTTCTGTCCGTCACCGCCCGGGCTTTCGCGACATCACCGAGCCTTGCTCGCCGAAGCGGAACAACGAATCGTCCGGGAGCTGGCGGGCTGCGCCGGAGTCATCCTGCTCGACGGCGCGGCGACCGCACCGGCAGTGCCTGACTGGTATGACCAACGAGGTGAACGCATTGGCCGGATGCCTTACACGGCAACCTATCTCGCGCAGTTGTCCACGATGGTGGGGCGGGCGTTACACGCGGATTCCGCTCGCGCGCCCAAGGTGGTCGTGGTGGATTGTGATCAGACTTTGTGGGGCGGGGTCTGCGCCGAGGCCGGGCCGGACGGCGTCACACTGGAGGCGGGGCATCTCGCCCTCCAGCGGTGGCTGGTGGATCTGCACCACGCGGGAGTGCTCCTGTGTCTGTGCAGCAAGAACGACGAAGCCGATGTAAGGTCGGTGTTCACCGCCCGTCCGCAGATGCCCCTGCGTCCGGAGCACTTCGTCGCCACAAGGTTGAACTGGCTGCCGAAGTCGGCGAACCTTTGGTCACTGGCCGAGGAGCTGGATCTCGACGTCGCCGACTTCGTCTTCATCGACGACAGCCCGGTCGAGTGTGCAGAGGTCTCGGCCAACTGTCCAGACGTGCTGGCGCTGCTGTTACCCGAACCCGAACGGATACCCGGTTTTCTCGATAACGTGTGGGCCTTCGATCCGGTCCTGGACAAGCCCGTGACCGAGGTGGACCGGCAGCGGACTCGGTACTACCGCGAGAACGCCGACCGCGAGTCGCGGAGAAAGGCCACGCCGAGCCTCGCGGAATTCCTGCGTACCTTGGAACTCCAGGTCGAAATCGGGCCGCCCGCCGCGGACGAACTCGACCGCGTCGCCCAGCTGACGGAGCGGACCACCCAGTTCACCTTGTCGTCGCGTCCGCTGCGGACCGGCGAACTGATGAACCCACCGTGGCGATGCGAGGTTGCCAGGGCAAGGGATCGCTTCGGCGACTACGGGCTGGTCGGTGTCCTGCGCTGGTCGGTCCACGGCACGGTGCTGAAGCTGGACACTTTCCTGCTCAGTTGCCGTGCTTTGAACAAGCGGGTCGAACATCACCTCATGGCCCACCTGGCGAAGGTCGCCGGAACCCACGGCCTCGACAGTGTCGAGCTAAGCGTCGTACCGACCGCGCGCAACACGCCGATGCTCGGCTTCTGCCGGGAGATCGGCGCCCCGGTCGGGGAAGACAAGGACGGGTCGCTTCGGTTCCGCTGGACGATCGGGCAGCTCACGGAGATGGTGAACCGGCCGATCAAGGGCCCGGAGCGGTGGCCCCTTCCCCCGGCGAAAGCCGTGCGCCGTACCGCGCCCGCCGGCCCTGTGCTGAACGCGGCCCAGATCCGGCGGATCGCCCTCGAACTCGCCGAGCCCGCCGCGCTGCTGGAAGTGCTGCGACGCGCCCGCGCCCGGAGACCGGGGAACGCGGGCTGGTACGCCCCTGTTCGGCAGGGCCTGGAGCAACGGCTGGCCGAGATGTGGTCCGAAGTGCTCGGTGTCGATGGCTTGGGCCGCCACGACGACTTCTTCAGTCTCGGGGGTACTTCGGTCCGGGCCGCGGCACTGGTGAGCCGCCTGCAGCAGGCGTTCGGCGAACAAGTGTCGCTGAGCACGCTGCTCACCACCCGAACGATCGCCGGCCAGGCCGCCGCGCTGGGGGAGCCACCACACGAACCGGCGGGCAGCCCCGGCGCTGTGCCGCGCGAACCCGCTGTTCCGTACGAGATCCCCAAGTCCGTGCCGTTTTCGTCCGCGCAACAACGAATCTGGTTCCTGGAACAGCTCTACCCCGACACGGCGCTCTTCGTCGTGCCCCGGGGAATCCGGCTGAGCGGTGAGCTGAACACCATGATCCTCACCCGGGCGATAGCCGAGATGGTCGACCGGCACCCCATCCTCGCCGGCATCGTGGCTCCCGATGGGCGATCCCAGCGGTACCGCGACGGGGATGTCACGGTCACCATGGTGGATCTCGGTGATCACCGGCGGCCCGAGGACGGGCTGGCCGAGGTCGTAAGGGGCGTTTGCGCGCCGTTTCGCCTGCTTCACGAGCCGCCGCTGAGGGTGGTCCTGGCTCGGCTGGAAGAGCATGAGCACGTTCTGGTGGTGGTGCTGCACCACCTGGTCTGCGACGACCGATCACTTCAAGTGCTCTTCCGCGAACTCCTCGACTGCTATTCGGCGTTGCAGTCCCGTGCTTCCCTGCCACCATTCCCGAAGGCCCGCTTCGACGATGTGGTCGCGGCCCAGCGGGAATGGCTCGCCGGAACCGAAGCCCGTCGTCAAAGCGAGTACTGGAAAGAACAATTGGCCGGCGCACCGGTGGACAAGCTGCCTTCGGACCACCGCTGGCCCGCATCGCCCACCTTCACCGCCTGCCGGAGCTCGTCCATCGTGGACGCTCGCCTGCGCCGAACCCTGACGGACCTGGCGACGCGTGCGGGCGCGACCCCTTTCATGATGTTCACGCTCGCCGCCCAGCTCCTCTCACAACGCCACCTCGGCATGGACGACACGGTCATCGGCACGCCATCGAGCCTGCGCCCCGCCGGTTTCGAAGACGTCGTGGGGCCGTTCATGAACATCCTTGTCCTGCGGACTGATCTGTCGGGCGACCCCACCGTCCGACAGGCGCTCGCCCGCACCCGGGACACCGCTACCGCCGCCTACGACAACCAACGTCTGCCCTTCGACCGGGTGGTCGAGCTGACGGCCGCCGAGCGCGACGATCGTGACCCCCATCCGCTGGTGGAGGTGATGGTCAACTACCTCGAGACCCCAGAGCCGAGGAGGCGCCTGCCCGGGCTGGAAGTAAAACCTCACCCCCTGGCCGAACCGGCGGCCAGGGCTCCCCTGATGTTCTACATCCGTCCCGTGGGGGAGGGCTGGCGAATCGAGCTGGTCGGGCAGCGCGAGAAGTTCTCGCCGGACCGAGTCGAGATTCTGCTCGCCCAATTCGTCACCGTGCTCGAACAGTTCGGCGCGAAGCCCGACCAGGCCCTGGGGGAGATTTCCCTTGCGGCGGCGGGGCCGGCCGAAGTGCTCCCGGCTCCCGGATTGCCGTTGCCACACCGCAATTTCCCGACCGTGCCGGAACTGGTCTGGACGCGAGCCGGGCAACTGCCGGAACAGACGGCAGTCCGCGTCGGCGACCTCCGGTGGTCGTATCGGGAGCTGGTGACCGCGGCGGACGATGTCGCCGCGACACTCGGGCGAGCCGGTGTGGTCCGCGGTGAAACGGTCGCTGTGGCAGGCGATCGCGGCTTCGCCCTGATCGCTTGCATGCTCGGGGTGTGGCGCCTGGGTGCGATCCTGCTTCCCCTCGGTGCGTCTCACCCAGTCGACCGACGGCGCGTCATGATGCAGGAGGGCGGTGCTCGGCTTCTGCTGTGGCTCGGGCCCGAGGAGGTCCCCGCCGGGTTGAATGACGTTCCGGTCCTGCGTCTCGACTCGGGCGCCGCTCCGGTGGCAGCCGGCGCGGCCGGGCAATTCCCCGAGCCTGCCGATCCGGCCTACGTGTACTTCACTTCGGGTACCTCCGGAACGCCTCGAGCCGTGCTGGGAAGCCACAACGGGTTGAGCAACTTCCTGTGCTGGTTCCGGGACGAATTCAGGCTCGGGCCGGACGACCTCGCCGCTCACACGACCGAACCCACCTTCGATGTCGTGTTGCGTGAGCTGTTCGCCCCGCTGATCGGCGGGGGGACGCTCACCGTGCCGGATCAGGCCGGGTCGAGTCCGCAAAGGACCGTCGGCTGGCTGATCGACGAGAAGGTCACCGTCGCCCATCTGGTACCGACAGTGGCATCGGTGTGGCTGGAATCAAGGCCGCCGGGCCGCACCGGAACCGCCATGCGCGTGGTGTTCTTCGCCGGCGAGCCCCTGCCCGATTCGGTGGTGCGAGCCTGTCGGACCGTCTTCCCCAACGCCGAGATCGTGAACTTGTACGGTCCCACGGAGACTACGCTCGCCAAGAGCTTCCATCGTGTTCCGGTGGAGCCCAGGACGGGAGCACAGTCAGCCGGTGTGGCCTTGCCGGGAAGCCAGATCCTGATCCTGGGCGAAGGGGACCGGCCGGCCGGTGTCGGTGAGGTCGGGGAAATCGTGATCCGTTCGCCTTATCGCACGCTGGGCTACCGCAACGACCCCGAGGCGCAGCGATCGAAGTTCCGGCCGAACCCGTTTCGCGACGATCCGGACGACGTCGTCTACCACACTGGCGATCTGGGCCGAGTGCGGCACGACGGCACCCTCGACGTCCTCGGGCGGATCGATGATCAACTCAAGATCCGCGGCGTGCGAGTGGAACCGGCTGAAGTGGCCGCTCTGCTGAAGGCTCATCCACGCATCGCGGAAGCCGCCGTGCTGAATGCGGGCGACGGTGAGTCGTCTGCCCGGCTTGTCGCCTTCGTGGTGGCCGCGAGCGAGACCCCGACGGAAGACGAATTGCTCTCTCGTCTGCGAGGTACACTTCCGGCGGCGGCGGTCCCGGAAGCGGTGATCTCGCTGGACCGGCTCCCCAGCACTCCGAATGGCAAGATCGACCGGTCCCGGCTGCGAGCCATGGTCACCGAGACGCGGCCACCGGCGGGCCACGGGTCGACGAAGGCGCCGCTGCCGGGTATGGAAGCCAAGCTGGCGGCTAGCTGGGAAGCGCTTCTCGACGTACCCGGGATAGGCCGGAGCGACAGCTTTTTCGCGCTGGGCGGCCATTCCCTGTCGGCCATGCAGATGCTCAGCACAGTGGTCGACGAGATCGGCGTGACTGTGCCGCTGCCGCGGTTCTTCGCAGATCCCACGGTCTCTGGGCTCGCACGGTTGATCGCCGACGCCGGGGAACAGCGTGCGCCCACGACGATTCCGAGGCGGAAGAGGGAAACCGGTGAATGA
- a CDS encoding TauD/TfdA family dioxygenase has protein sequence MPSTGPAVILADDVRSTDLMEHLDRHRLGVRDLVVERGAVLFRGFEVGSAARFHAVARAFMPELVSYVHGNSPRRRVTDRVYTSTEYPSEYPITLHNELSYTKSPPSYLMFCCLVPAAVGGETLMADGRRVLEEVTRQVRTCFLARTIRYTQNLPDGAGFGKSWQDTFETEDAEQVMRLLREGGAEFVWKPDGGLRVTHIRNAVAAHPVTGRPVWFNQADQWHWSNLDESSRAAMLNVFAEDDLPINASFGDGSAIDPADLDGIRRVYHELARPVRWQPGDVLIIDNWLTMHGRAAYTGPRQVLVAMA, from the coding sequence ATGCCGTCGACTGGCCCGGCCGTGATCCTGGCGGACGACGTCCGGTCGACCGATCTGATGGAGCACCTGGATCGGCATCGGCTCGGTGTGCGTGATCTCGTCGTCGAACGGGGTGCTGTGTTGTTTCGCGGATTCGAGGTCGGGTCGGCGGCGCGGTTCCACGCCGTCGCTCGCGCCTTCATGCCCGAGCTTGTCTCGTATGTGCACGGAAACTCTCCTCGGCGCCGGGTGACCGACCGGGTGTACACCTCGACCGAATATCCGAGTGAGTACCCCATCACGTTGCACAACGAATTGTCCTACACCAAGTCTCCACCTTCTTACCTCATGTTCTGCTGCCTCGTCCCCGCCGCCGTCGGCGGGGAAACCCTCATGGCGGACGGACGACGTGTACTGGAGGAGGTGACCAGGCAGGTGAGAACCTGTTTCCTGGCACGAACCATCAGGTACACGCAGAACCTGCCCGATGGTGCCGGGTTCGGGAAGTCGTGGCAGGACACCTTCGAGACGGAAGACGCCGAACAGGTTATGCGACTCCTGCGAGAAGGCGGGGCCGAGTTCGTGTGGAAGCCCGACGGGGGGTTGCGGGTGACGCATATCCGGAACGCCGTCGCGGCGCATCCGGTCACCGGGAGGCCGGTCTGGTTCAACCAGGCCGACCAGTGGCACTGGTCCAATTTGGACGAATCCAGCCGGGCGGCGATGTTGAATGTGTTCGCAGAGGACGATCTGCCCATCAACGCGTCGTTCGGGGACGGGAGTGCCATCGATCCCGCGGATCTGGACGGGATCCGCCGCGTCTACCACGAACTGGCCCGGCCGGTTCGCTGGCAGCCCGGTGACGTCCTCATCATCGACAACTGGCTCACGATGCACGGTCGGGCCGCCTATACCGGCCCACGGCAGGTGCTCGTCGCGATGGCGTGA
- a CDS encoding cytochrome P450, giving the protein MLTDRRLHPPGPKGHWLSGNTFEYDRDRMGFLMRCHDEYGDVFAYDKRTIVVRDPDLVHSLLTRTNEDFSSESSPVATRFDADRSATDSRLWMAARRSGWRGLNQDAAAAHTGRLRQLFDRQLNDTVGREVDVLALMETYSGHAAADFCLGADAKGIAEVVVENTRAIAPLSGSSEVLPEWFPSRTLNRFRQARKKTLDVLSRKIAARKSAAVPENPRDLLDVLLTIRPGLSELQVQRLIRGILLAAYGVPAASMAWALWTLTTRPALWATVEAEAMAWSSEEEPTLTELPRTEAVVKETLRLWPPTWLMGRTALRATALGKWSLAPKTQIMFSPYLMHRDSRWWPDPDTAVPDRWLNGGEPIRKYTYIPFGAGPRVCLGTRLGLTQLVLTMYWLTRNYRVVAPDALAVIPVFHNLLAPYGFQATFVRK; this is encoded by the coding sequence GTGTTGACCGATAGGCGGCTTCATCCTCCTGGTCCGAAGGGCCACTGGCTGAGCGGCAACACGTTCGAGTACGACCGCGACCGTATGGGATTCCTCATGCGGTGTCATGACGAGTACGGTGATGTCTTCGCATACGACAAGAGAACGATAGTCGTACGCGATCCAGATCTGGTACACAGCTTGCTGACCAGGACGAACGAGGACTTCTCCAGTGAGAGCTCTCCCGTCGCCACCAGATTCGACGCCGATCGCAGTGCGACCGATTCGCGGTTATGGATGGCCGCGCGACGGTCAGGATGGCGTGGCCTGAACCAGGACGCCGCAGCGGCTCATACCGGCAGGCTTCGCCAGTTGTTCGACCGGCAGTTGAATGACACGGTCGGTCGCGAAGTCGACGTCCTCGCCTTGATGGAGACATATTCCGGTCACGCGGCGGCGGACTTCTGCCTGGGTGCGGACGCCAAGGGCATCGCCGAGGTCGTCGTCGAGAACACAAGGGCCATCGCACCACTTTCCGGCAGTTCCGAGGTGCTACCGGAGTGGTTCCCGTCCCGTACCCTCAACCGCTTCCGACAAGCCCGCAAGAAAACCCTGGACGTCCTGAGCAGGAAGATCGCCGCCAGGAAGTCAGCTGCCGTCCCCGAGAACCCCCGTGACCTTCTCGACGTCCTGCTGACGATACGGCCCGGGCTGAGCGAGCTCCAGGTACAGCGTCTCATCCGAGGCATTCTCCTCGCCGCGTATGGCGTACCGGCCGCATCGATGGCTTGGGCGTTGTGGACGCTGACCACTCGCCCTGCTCTCTGGGCCACGGTGGAAGCCGAGGCGATGGCGTGGAGCTCCGAAGAGGAGCCGACCTTGACCGAGTTGCCGCGAACCGAAGCCGTCGTCAAGGAGACTCTCCGGCTATGGCCGCCTACTTGGTTGATGGGCCGCACCGCCCTTCGTGCCACCGCCCTCGGGAAGTGGTCGCTGGCACCGAAAACCCAGATCATGTTCAGCCCCTACCTGATGCACCGCGACAGCCGATGGTGGCCGGATCCGGATACAGCTGTTCCTGACCGATGGCTCAACGGGGGCGAACCGATCCGCAAGTACACCTACATTCCGTTCGGCGCAGGGCCTCGTGTCTGCCTGGGAACGCGCCTGGGACTGACTCAGCTGGTACTCACGATGTACTGGCTCACCAGGAACTACCGAGTGGTCGCCCCTGATGCCCTGGCGGTTATACCGGTCTTCCACAACCTGCTCGCGCCCTACGGGTTTCAAGCGACGTTCGTCCGGAAGTGA
- a CDS encoding ATP-binding protein, whose protein sequence is MEHTLLLAGLICLLLLAIALAVLLLRQRNVTTTVGRYRDAAVAELNAREAEERHLREVRLPAIAESLANPSVTVPGPLRGNGHGDPHRAVLETITELLGQTRRDSADSAAATLRAMMRTVQNLAGEQQVLISAMEDRHDDPSVLQGLLGLDHANSQLGRRAQATAVLCGSWPGLQRSAATLTDVVRGATGRIRDYARVQIPAPSDTAVVSQAVEPVVLAVAELLDNGARHSQPGSPVQVTFQQAHNGLAIIIDDAGVGMTVEAVQRASWLLGGHGGQDIAALGVPPRIGFAVIGALANRYGFRVSVDTRSPYGGVRAVLFLPTELLTRITTPSPSPAVLTPDPRTETPEMPATPEPARPAEPIVATSPMETTDLGTTVHGLPRRRRRTLVATQAPEPAAPAVPAPDPNPVATAAAWQRGTRRGRAISTDLERDAQ, encoded by the coding sequence ATGGAACACACCCTGCTGCTGGCAGGCTTGATCTGTCTGTTGTTGCTCGCCATCGCGCTCGCCGTGCTGCTGCTCCGGCAACGCAACGTCACCACCACCGTCGGCCGGTACCGGGATGCCGCCGTCGCCGAGTTGAACGCGCGCGAAGCCGAGGAGCGCCACCTGCGCGAGGTGCGGCTCCCGGCGATCGCGGAGTCGCTGGCGAATCCGTCGGTGACCGTGCCGGGCCCGCTGCGCGGCAACGGCCACGGCGATCCGCACCGCGCGGTGCTCGAAACGATCACCGAACTGCTCGGGCAGACCCGCCGCGATTCCGCCGATTCCGCCGCCGCGACCCTGCGCGCGATGATGCGCACGGTGCAGAACCTCGCCGGTGAGCAGCAGGTGCTGATCTCGGCGATGGAGGACCGGCACGACGATCCATCCGTGCTCCAGGGGCTGCTCGGCCTCGACCACGCGAACTCGCAGCTGGGCCGCCGCGCGCAGGCGACTGCGGTGCTCTGCGGTTCGTGGCCCGGTCTGCAGCGCTCGGCCGCCACGCTGACCGACGTGGTCCGTGGCGCCACCGGCCGTATCCGCGACTACGCGCGCGTCCAGATTCCCGCGCCGTCGGACACCGCCGTGGTCAGCCAGGCGGTGGAGCCGGTGGTGCTTGCGGTGGCCGAACTGCTGGACAACGGCGCCCGCCACTCCCAGCCCGGCTCCCCGGTGCAGGTCACCTTCCAGCAGGCGCACAACGGCCTCGCCATCATCATCGACGACGCCGGTGTGGGCATGACGGTGGAGGCGGTGCAGCGCGCGTCCTGGCTGCTCGGCGGCCACGGTGGCCAGGACATCGCCGCGCTCGGGGTGCCGCCGCGCATCGGGTTCGCGGTAATCGGTGCGCTCGCCAACCGGTACGGGTTCCGCGTCTCGGTGGACACCCGGTCGCCCTACGGCGGGGTGCGCGCGGTGCTGTTCCTGCCGACGGAACTGCTCACCAGGATCACCACGCCGAGCCCGTCCCCGGCCGTGCTCACCCCGGACCCACGAACCGAAACCCCCGAAATGCCCGCTACGCCCGAACCGGCCAGGCCTGCCGAGCCCATCGTGGCCACTTCCCCGATGGAGACCACGGATCTGGGCACCACCGTCCACGGCCTGCCCCGGCGCCGCCGCCGCACACTGGTCGCCACCCAGGCCCCGGAGCCTGCCGCACCGGCCGTTCCGGCGCCCGACCCGAACCCGGTCGCCACCGCCGCGGCCTGGCAACGCGGAACCCGTCGCGGCCGCGCCATTTCCACCGACCTCGAAAGGGATGCCCAGTGA
- a CDS encoding roadblock/LC7 domain-containing protein, protein MSTNTDATTNRLGWMLDQALQMPEMLYAVLLSADGLLMAHSEGISRDDAERTAAAVSGLQSLARATGEFCRRPAEQWRQTLIEFDGGFVFLTAAGQGAYVAVSTTGRVDVEGVSSRMQELVQRLGQELTAPPRFPAAGGSRA, encoded by the coding sequence GTGAGCACGAACACCGACGCGACCACCAACCGGCTCGGCTGGATGCTCGACCAGGCCCTGCAGATGCCGGAGATGCTCTACGCCGTGCTGCTCTCCGCCGACGGCCTGCTGATGGCCCATTCCGAGGGCATCAGCCGTGACGACGCCGAGCGCACCGCCGCCGCGGTGTCCGGGCTGCAATCGCTCGCCCGCGCCACCGGCGAGTTCTGCCGACGGCCCGCCGAGCAGTGGCGGCAGACGTTGATCGAGTTCGACGGCGGGTTCGTCTTCCTCACCGCCGCCGGCCAAGGCGCCTACGTCGCGGTGTCCACCACCGGCAGGGTCGACGTCGAAGGCGTCTCCTCCCGCATGCAGGAACTGGTGCAGAGGCTCGGCCAGGAACTGACCGCGCCGCCGCGCTTCCCGGCAGCCGGAGGCTCCCGGGCATGA